Part of the Arachis hypogaea cultivar Tifrunner chromosome 6, arahy.Tifrunner.gnm2.J5K5, whole genome shotgun sequence genome, ACTCACcttgattttttttcatttttatttttgtttttattttattttattttatttttttttttttttgtcattggaGATTCTACAAGCATTTGCTCTAATGTTAATACATCATAACACAGGTATTTGGATCAGCTTGGAATGTCGGCTGTTTATGACACCAGAACATACTGCTTTTGTGTCAAATCCAGATTATTATAGATACCAAATATTAAATTTCATAGTTGAAGGAGGACCAGCATATTATTGTGGACTATTTTCATTTTAGCTTTCAAGTGTCATTCTCTTCAGAAAAATATTGTGTGCTAATTATACAACCTCGCACATACCTTTCTACCATTGGTTGAGGGTGTAGACTTATCATATGCAGATCACACATTCTATCCAATGGTGAAAAGATGCATTGtttagatatataaaataaaaatgagtacaAAGATTTGCAATGTTTGTGTTAGAAACTCAATGTGAAATCCAACTGTGACAAAAATAATGAGTCTTAAAATCACcatttttaattttactattaTTGAATCAATTACACTAATGCTTGCTACTTTGGCATATATGTAATGAGGGAGCATACACTTACCACATTCCCAACCAGCAATGCTGTAATTCTTTCTTACAATGTAACGGATAAAAGATTCGGCATTGAAGAAGTTCCATGGTCCAACTGCAGAACCAGATTGTATGGTTCTTCCAACAAGAGCATTCAATCCAAAGATAACCTTAGCCCTTAGCCCTTAGCCCTGAAATATACCTATCATTAATGTTAAACTTGTTACTAACGAGATGATTCAAAATCTATGAATAATTGGATattattaagttttaaatttttttaaaagataattaatagaatataataaaatcTTATATAATTCAACCAAATATATCAAATCACACATTATTCAAatacaaatttaacataataacatacacataaaatttccaacatataaattaaaataaaatgaattagaGTTACTTACAAAACTTATATACATAAGGACATTtaagtaaattattttttgtggAGATTTCATAGGTCCCGTGGGGCGGGTACCTCAATCCCCTCCCCCGTCTCCATTTATTCATGGGGGTGGGTCTCCATCCCTATAGAAATTTTGCATGTCCCCGTTAACCTCCTCGTCGTAGGTAATTCGAGCGGTATCCATGGGCGCGGATTTTTTTGCCATCCCTCAGCATTGTCCATGATCACACTTCACAGCAGTTTTCATGATCATTTCCTGCTTTCACGTTATACCTAGTGAATATTTGCATTTTAAGTCACTCAATTCCTACAAATATCCCACTTTTATCTAAAGTATCTATATTTTTCATTTCAATGAATATCTCACTTCAGATTCAGAAGGGGAGCTTTAGAACAACAATTGAGTTGTCTCCGTGTGAACCCAGGATCACGGGTTAAAGCTGTGAAAACAGCCACTGATTTAATTATTAGGTTAGGCTGCGTACATCATATCCTTTGGATGCAACTCTTTCCCGAACCCTGCGCTAACACAGGATGCTTATCCACTGGACTGCGCTTTATCTCACTGAAGATTCAGAACACTTAAATCTACATTTATCGCCAATAACTGCATTGGCACCTAAATACATGATCATCCAGCTCCACTATTATCGATGCAGCAAGCTAGACATGGAATGAAAACTAAGAAATATAGAGGAGTTAAAATATATTGAGAATtacaacatttttcttttattttcaatgggACAGAACAGCCAAACTCCAAGAATTATTGAATGTGAAATTTTAGAATTAACAAATTTACTTGAACCTACTATTAGAATAATTGGGGCCTGAAATGCTTACAAATGAGATGGAAATCTTTGGCATAAATTCATTTGGTGTCTACAGTTTTTGAAAGAGGTGATGATGCATCACTGTCTTCAGATTTTTGTGGCGGCGTAGACCTCTCTGGCAAAGCAAGGATCTGTTCTTCATTTTCAAATAGATGCTTTCGGTAGATACTATGCAATCGTCCGAAAAGTTGCTTCTTCAATGATTCAAAAGCCAAATCGAATCTTTCTAGTTGCTCCATGGCATTTAAATTATACAAGAATAAACCATAGTACAGATCAAAACTATCCTCCACGGTATTTTCCACCAAACTCAACAAAGTTTCATAACCCTTTGTGTTTATTGGTGTTGTCTCTAACCCCAGTTTTTCTAAAAATCTTCCTGTTGTGTGTGTAACAAACTGGGATCCAGCTGCATACCAATCGTGTTCAGCACAAGACATTTCAACCATCCGGCATCCTTCACTAGCAAAAATGTCAAGAAACTGACAACATCGCAATATTCTTGATTCTTCGTTCCCAATTCTAACTTTGTCATAAACAAGAGGAAGGTTTTTCCAGCCATTCTTTCCACTCTCCGGCCCAAACATGGGATGTGTGCAGAGAACATCAAAATCAGGAGGCAAGTGTTGAAGGAAAAGGTTTCTAGGGAACTCTTTGACGGATAGTACATCAACAAACAATGTACTTCTCTTCAACCTTTGGAAAGGTAATGATTTAAGAACTTTAACCGTCGAAAGGATGGAAGTGCAGAGTAAAATCACTTCTGGATGCTGCTCACAAAGATCATCTGCGTTGCTGAAATATGAAACCCCCAACTCCCGAGCCACATCAGAATAGTCTGTTCTAGAATACGCCAAAACCTGATGACCTTGACTAACTATAGTTTTTGCAAGAAACTGACCAAAGTTTCCAAAACCAACGATTGCAATCTTGAGCTTTGTGTTCTCATCAGACGGGCTAGAATTGTTTGAAATGGAACTACTTAGCAGAGTAACATCATTGGATCTGCATTATTAGCATCATTACTCATTAATCATTATTATGTATTAACCATTTTCCCATCACAAGAACATCTTCCAAATTCAAAATGATTAAGTTGCTTGCTCTCAATCTCAACACGAACACTCTAAAACATCAATCACAAATATTCACACAATATAGCGAAAATTCCTAAGATTTTTCAAGTTCCAAATATCAAATACCTGGAATACAGCAATGCAGATCCATTACGAGCTCGCCGGATCAGTGCATGGCTGTTACTTCCATCCAGCTGCTGCAACCTTTCACCGTCCTCCATCAACTGATTCCTGACCACGTGATGCAACCGCGCAATGAGCTGCTTCCTGAGATCCTCAAACGCCAAATCAAGCTTCTCCAGCATCTCCAAAGAATTCTTATTAAACATGAACAAACCATAATACAAATCAAAGCTATCCCCAGCAGTGTTCTCCACCAACCCCAACAAACTCTCGTACCCTTTCGTATTAATCGGTGTCGACTCCAACATCAACCCTTCAAGAATCCTTCCAACGGTATGAGTAATGAACTGCGAACCAGCAGCATAACGATCATGATCCTCGCAACTCATCTCCACCATCCTGCAACCTTCTTTGGCAAACACATTGAGGAACTTCTCACAGCGAGAAACACGGTGCTCCTCGTCAAGGATACGAACCTTCTCGAAGACGAATGGGAGGCCGGTCCATCCGTCACGTGCGGACTCAGGTCCGAACATCGGGTGAGTGCAGAGGACGTCGAAATCGGAGGGGAGGAGCTCAAGGAGGAGCTTCTTGGGGAATTCTTTGACGGAGAGGACATCAACGAAGAGAGTGCTGCGCTTGAGGCGCTGGAGAGGGATCGTGAGGAGCACGCGCTCCGTTGAGATTATGGAGGAGCAGAGGAGGATCACTTCGGGATGCTCCTCACATAAGTCGTCGGGGTTTTGGAAGAACAATACGCCAAGCTTTTTGGCTGCGGCAGAGTGGTCGGAGCGGGAGTGGGCGAGGACGGTGTGGCCCTGGCGGACTAATGTGGCGGCAAGGAACTGGCCGAAGTTGCCGAAGCCGACAATTGCAATCTTGAGGCGCTGGGAGATGGTGAACTCCTTGGCGAGCTTTGACTCGTAGTCGAAGAGCTGAACGGCGTCAATAGCACGCACGCGGAGGGGTCTGTCAGTGGAGGAAGAGCAATAGGGATTTGATTTGGGTGGTAGTGAGAATGTGGATGGGAGGAGAGAGTTACGGTTGAGGATACGACATACAGTATAACTTGGGGTGTGATTGAATGGGGTTGAAGGGTTGAGGGTTGCAAAGGAGAGCATGATTGTTTCGGCGGCGGTTCTGAGTGGTTAGCAGTGGCCTCAGAGAAACAGTGAAGAGGACTCCGAAACCGTGGCAGTCACAACTCACAAGTACAATCAAGGATCTGAAAACTGAACCAATCATCAAACCGCTCGAGCTACTGGTTCATCGGTTTAGaagttcaaccggttcaaccgtTGTTCAACTGAAATAAccgaattataataaaataacatcaaattataaataaatatacaaaaatataaatatattctgttataaatcttaaatatatacaaattaaaagtatAATTCCAATTAAAATCTCATAATCACATTTAAATACAACACGAGTCAAATATAAAAAACCAAATATTAAAGGTCAAAACTTATAtaagtataaaatttatatatatgaaatttaaGATAGttacaagaaacaaaaaaaaattcatcgaATTAAccaaaccaataataaatattcgATCATCTACTTATCTGGTTAATTGAGTTTATTCAGTTAATTCAATTCATCTATTTCTTCATTAAAAACAAAGATGACAAATTTATTTCTTCTCTAACAAAAGACTGATCATAATGAACAAATAGAAACTCCGAAAAACTTTtagcaaaattttcaaaataattttcagcTGATCACAATTTTAGCAAAATTTCAGCACAATTTTAACAAAGATTAACaatctttttccaaaaattaactaaaaaaaccAGCAGTGAACTAatcattcaatgattcaatcaACACCAAAAATACAGAATATAGAGTACAGAACAGTACTGGAGCATAGCTAATCATTCAATGATTCAAGTTATGGAAGGAAAAGCTCTAAGATGGTTCAATCATCGCTAACGACCAGATATGCTTTCAATCTTGCCAGAATCAATCAATAATTCAGCAATCATCAACCAcaatttcagatctaaaaccAGTAACAGCAGAAATTATcaaggttctgagaaccggaccggtcatcgaaccgctttAGTCATCAGCTCATTGGTTTAGTAGTTTAACCGGTTACACCATGGTTCAACTGAAAAAATCGTTTTGGAGTTATATCTTTGAAGTTTCAAATAACAGAAGCAGCAATCATTCAAGAAATGAACCCTTTTCTCTTCAAACTCTCTACAATTTCAGTAAAATAAACTACTTTTCATGTATTTGCATACAGTTTTAGTCCAAAGCTTTAAAAAATATGCTTTTAACTAGCTTCTTAGTACAATCAGTTTTTAACATGTAAAATTAGAAATACAAAAATTGTAAAATCCTTAACCTTATATTTTAATTAAGACTAAGATTAAGTAGCCCAgctagtataaaaaaatatactaagtTTCAATTCCAAATCTAATTGACTAACAACTGCTGCATTATACATGATTGCGAAGTACTCCAAAAGTGTATGAAATATTGAAATGCACCATTCAATGCAACAAAAACCTATGCAGGATGCACTGTACAACAAAAGTATAGTTCAGGACTTGTATATGGGAAAATAAGATagtaaatcaaaaataaaattttttcaccatatcaccATATTTAAAAACTCATATATCCACCTTAAACTAAGACAAATAAATTAATCTCAGAATTAAGCCAGTCATAATGCAGCACAATTTGTGAAACTTAATGACACACAAAAGTCAGTCTTAAGACCCAAATAAAAGGGTGCTTATAGAACATAATTCATATTTCCTAGCACTAGTATAACCTGATTCCTAATAATTCAAAGGCTAGATTTATTAATGCTATTGTGCTAGAATAAAAGATCTAATTTCCCTAACCCAGGTAGAAGCAGTCTATTTCCAGCAAGGTTGGGAATGTTTTGAACAAAATATTGGTATTCAATTAATTATTAAGACAGTCACAATTTATGCATAATTAAATCACAAAACAATAAAACACAAACCAGCACATCATCAGCTCATCACTACCCAAAAAGATCACAAAACACAACAGCAGAACAGAGCAGCCAAAGCTAATCAATAATCATTAATCAAATAATCAATCAACAAAAAACGTAAACATTCAATAATCATTCAATGATTTCTGAAAAGAGcataaaaaagaaacaagaacaagtgAGCACTGACTGCGGCGGACGAAGCTCAAAGAGACAAGCCCTGACTGCGGCGGATGGTGGCAAACACGGCTGCTCCCTGCGGCTGTGGTGGAGGCTAGGGTTTTTCTCTTGGTTGAGCTTCTGATCTCTGAACTCGAAGGAAAGAGATTGGAGTGGAGAAGGGTTTTCTTCAATAAAATCACAAAAcattcaataatcaattaatcatcatGTGATTTGATTTCTGAGCAgagcattaaaaaaatttaaaaaaaaaacgaagaacaaGTGAGCAGTGAGCACTGACCTTCGGTCTGAGACGGCGAGCAAATTAGTAATTATAATGAAGCAGCAACACAAATTCGCCAACAACAGAACCAACCGCAACAACTAGAAAACTTCATGCCAACAATAACTTCAGAATCACAACAACAATAACTTCAGAATCCAATTTCAGAACACAAACTCAGCTCAGAAtcttaaaaattaactaaaaaataaagatgaaactGAAGAAATGGCCTACTGGTGAGACGCCGAGGGAGGAACGGCGGTGACAGAGTGAGCTCGGAGAGAGTGTGAGCTCGGAGTAACACGGCGCTGACAATGACCTCGTAGAGATAGAGAGAGACGCCGAGAACAGAGCTCGTTACGGCGAGGAGACGACAGCCGAGCAGGAGCAGTTCGCGACGGCAACGAGAAGAGCTCCGAGCAGAGATTCCACCGCGAGGAGAAGAGGGTGAGTGGCAGAGACGTTCAGCGACGGCACTCTCTATCAGTCACAAATCCAGTGGCGACGGCGAGCTCTGGCCGAGGAGAGGAGTTCGGCAATGGTAGGAGCTGCCGCCTGCTGCAGCTAGTGGTGGCTGGCTGATGAGTGTTGATGATGAGTTGATGAATCGCGGGACTGGAGAGGCCTTTAGGATTAACTGGTTAAGAGTGGGTCAGTGAGTGAGTGGAGGCTATAGGGTTGCCGTTTGAGGTTGCTTTTCTCAATCAGGAAGGGGCTGGAAGGAGGAGTGAGTGAGTGAGGTCGCCAGGGTGCTGCACTTTGATCagggaaaatttttgaaaatcggACAGATTTTGGTTCGGTTCGACCGATTGATTTTCAACTGATTTGACGGTTCAACAACAATTTTCAATTTTGATGGTTATAGTTTCTAATCGGATCACAAATTTTATCGGTTCATAATTCAACCGATTCGATCCAACttattttcagaactttgagtacAATATATGAGGGGTTATTTGTAAGctgaattttctatttttttcttattttataaaatttaatttggaggatttttttaaatattattttatttatcaatatatataatttggacATAATTTACGTTTTTTTTGTATCTTATTATTTATAGCATTTATtgtaaacaaattaattatatctCATTTATACTGTATATAAAATAAGACACGTAATAT contains:
- the LOC112696929 gene encoding arogenate dehydrogenase 1, chloroplastic; this translates as MLSFATLNPSTPFNHTPSYTVCRILNRNSLLPSTFSLPPKSNPYCSSSTDRPLRVRAIDAVQLFDYESKLAKEFTISQRLKIAIVGFGNFGQFLAATLVRQGHTVLAHSRSDHSAAAKKLGVLFFQNPDDLCEEHPEVILLCSSIISTERVLLTIPLQRLKRSTLFVDVLSVKEFPKKLLLELLPSDFDVLCTHPMFGPESARDGWTGLPFVFEKVRILDEEHRVSRCEKFLNVFAKEGCRMVEMSCEDHDRYAAGSQFITHTVGRILEGLMLESTPINTKGYESLLGLVENTAGDSFDLYYGLFMFNKNSLEMLEKLDLAFEDLRKQLIARLHHVVRNQLMEDGERLQQLDGSNSHALIRRARNGSALLYSRSNDVTLLSSSISNNSSPSDENTKLKIAIVGFGNFGQFLAKTIVSQGHQVLAYSRTDYSDVARELGVSYFSNADDLCEQHPEVILLCTSILSTVKVLKSLPFQRLKRSTLFVDVLSVKEFPRNLFLQHLPPDFDVLCTHPMFGPESGKNGWKNLPLVYDKVRIGNEESRILRCCQFLDIFASEGCRMVEMSCAEHDWYAAGSQFVTHTTGRFLEKLGLETTPINTKGYETLLSLVENTVEDSFDLYYGLFLYNLNAMEQLERFDLAFESLKKQLFGRLHSIYRKHLFENEEQILALPERSTPPQKSEDSDASSPLSKTVDTK